The following are encoded in a window of Flavobacterium psychrotrophum genomic DNA:
- a CDS encoding glycosyltransferase family 4 protein yields the protein MKPKVLIVTYYWPPAGGPGVQRWLKFVKYLPDFGIEPIVYIPENPTYPLIDEGLLAEVKPDTKIIKHRIIEPYAWAAAFSKGNTQKISSGIIPDKKKQSALQRLMLWVRGNVFIPDARVLWVKPSIAYLSKYIQENNIDTIITTGPPHSLHLIGLGLKEKLGVKWLADFRDPWTTIGYHKELKLGASAAKKHKDLEYKVLNTADTVIVTSPTTKKEFEALTTKPIAVITNGYDVEKIVRQPLDEKFTLAHIGSFLSERNPLILWQAIAELIAENADFKTHFELKLIGAVSREVLEGINQYKLNDYVNNLGYIPHAEAVAQQRKSQVLLLVEIDREETKCIIPGKLFEYMVSERPILAIGPEGADFAEIMRTTNSGVFARYTDKDKVKQTLLRYFDEYAKGTLKSHPIGLQYYSRKNLTGQLAEVLKKV from the coding sequence CTGAAACCAAAAGTCCTCATAGTAACCTATTACTGGCCGCCCGCGGGTGGGCCGGGTGTACAGCGCTGGCTTAAGTTTGTTAAGTACCTGCCAGATTTTGGTATTGAGCCTATTGTTTACATACCGGAAAACCCTACCTACCCATTAATAGATGAAGGATTGCTTGCAGAGGTGAAGCCGGATACAAAAATTATAAAACACCGCATTATAGAGCCGTATGCCTGGGCTGCTGCTTTTAGTAAAGGCAACACCCAAAAAATAAGCAGCGGCATTATTCCTGATAAAAAAAAACAAAGTGCATTGCAGCGTCTTATGCTTTGGGTAAGGGGCAACGTTTTTATTCCAGATGCACGTGTGCTTTGGGTTAAGCCATCTATAGCATATTTGTCAAAATATATTCAGGAAAATAATATTGACACCATAATTACTACGGGGCCACCACACAGCCTGCACCTTATAGGCCTTGGCCTTAAAGAAAAGCTTGGGGTAAAATGGCTGGCTGATTTCCGTGACCCGTGGACAACCATTGGCTATCACAAAGAACTCAAACTTGGTGCTTCGGCAGCAAAAAAACATAAGGATCTTGAGTATAAGGTACTCAATACTGCAGATACCGTTATTGTAACCAGCCCTACAACAAAAAAAGAGTTTGAAGCGCTTACCACAAAGCCCATTGCAGTTATAACCAATGGTTATGATGTAGAGAAAATAGTGCGACAGCCGCTTGATGAGAAGTTTACCCTGGCACACATAGGCTCGTTTCTTAGCGAACGTAATCCTCTAATACTATGGCAGGCCATTGCCGAACTTATTGCTGAAAATGCCGACTTTAAAACGCATTTTGAGCTTAAGCTGATAGGGGCGGTAAGCAGGGAAGTACTAGAAGGCATCAATCAGTATAAACTTAATGATTATGTAAATAACCTTGGCTACATACCCCATGCCGAGGCTGTGGCACAGCAGCGAAAAAGCCAGGTATTACTGCTTGTAGAGATAGACAGGGAAGAAACAAAATGCATTATTCCGGGTAAGTTATTTGAATATATGGTTTCTGAGCGGCCGATATTGGCGATAGGCCCTGAGGGAGCCGACTTTGCCGAAATAATGCGCACTACAAACAGTGGCGTATTTGCCAGATATACAGATAAAGATAAGGTTAAGCAAACCCTGCTGAGGTACTTTGATGAATATGCAAAAGGTACTTTAAAATCGCATCCTATAGGCCTGCAGTATTATTCCCGTAAAAACCTTACCGGACAGTTAGCAGAAGTTCTGAAAAAGGTTTAG
- a CDS encoding ABC transporter substrate-binding protein — MRQFLKYPYFVAFLLILSSCSKKTEEDRSNLVFRYNENAAVNSLDPAFAKIRPSIWVCNQLYNGLVQLDDNLRIKPDIAKRWSISPDGKTYSFTLRKDVYFHQNKIFVPNSTRIVTAHDFEYSLNRLRDEKVASPGGWILQNVKGFKAVNDSVFEIKLAKTFPAFLGLLTMKYASVVPHEAFELPGYDFRSNPIGTGPFQFKIWEESVKLVLRKNPLYYEHDENGTQLPYLEAVAVTFLPDKQSGFLQFVQGKLDFVSGLDPSYKDEILTPRGELQPKYKDNVTMITGPYLNTEYMGFRMDGDNPAIKDRRLRQALNYGFDRDKMILYLRNGMGIGAEHGIIPTGLGGHGAKGYNYNLQKARDLVAAYKKETGNANPKIQMSTTASYLDIAEYLQREWQKIGLNVEVDVNPPTTLTQSIATGKASFFKATWIADYPDAENYLSLFYSKNFSPGGPDYTHFSSPEFDKLYEAAFLETDDTKRFELYKQMDALVMEQAPVIPLFYDKASRFTQKNITGLGINPLNLLILKRVKKN, encoded by the coding sequence ATGCGCCAATTTTTAAAATATCCCTATTTCGTCGCCTTTTTGTTAATTCTTTCTTCGTGTTCAAAAAAAACTGAAGAAGACAGGTCAAACCTTGTATTCAGGTATAATGAGAATGCTGCGGTTAACTCGCTCGACCCGGCATTTGCCAAAATACGTCCGTCAATATGGGTATGTAACCAACTCTATAACGGACTCGTACAACTGGATGACAATCTGCGCATTAAACCGGATATTGCTAAACGATGGAGTATTTCACCAGATGGAAAGACTTATAGTTTTACCTTGCGGAAGGATGTATATTTTCATCAGAATAAAATATTTGTACCGAATAGTACCCGAATAGTAACGGCGCACGATTTTGAGTATAGCCTTAACCGCCTTCGCGATGAAAAAGTTGCCTCGCCAGGCGGATGGATATTACAAAATGTTAAAGGTTTTAAAGCCGTAAACGATTCGGTTTTTGAAATAAAGCTTGCCAAAACCTTCCCTGCCTTTTTAGGATTGCTGACAATGAAGTATGCTTCGGTAGTACCGCATGAGGCTTTTGAGTTACCAGGTTATGATTTTCGCTCTAACCCCATTGGTACAGGGCCTTTTCAATTTAAAATTTGGGAAGAAAGTGTAAAACTTGTACTGCGAAAAAACCCGTTATACTATGAGCATGACGAAAATGGCACGCAACTACCCTACCTTGAAGCCGTAGCGGTAACCTTCCTGCCCGATAAGCAAAGTGGTTTCTTACAGTTTGTACAGGGTAAACTTGATTTTGTATCGGGGCTAGACCCAAGTTATAAAGACGAGATCCTAACGCCAAGAGGCGAACTACAGCCAAAATATAAAGACAATGTAACCATGATTACCGGGCCTTACCTCAACACGGAGTATATGGGATTCAGGATGGATGGCGATAACCCCGCCATAAAAGACAGGCGTTTAAGGCAGGCGCTTAATTATGGATTTGACCGAGACAAAATGATATTATACCTGCGTAATGGCATGGGCATAGGCGCTGAGCACGGTATTATACCTACCGGCCTGGGCGGACATGGTGCTAAAGGTTATAACTACAACCTGCAAAAAGCACGTGATTTAGTAGCCGCGTATAAAAAAGAGACCGGTAATGCCAACCCAAAAATACAAATGAGCACTACAGCCAGTTATCTGGATATTGCAGAATACCTACAGCGCGAATGGCAAAAAATTGGCCTGAATGTAGAAGTAGATGTAAACCCACCTACTACGCTTACACAAAGTATTGCTACAGGTAAGGCTTCGTTCTTTAAAGCTACCTGGATTGCCGATTATCCCGATGCCGAAAATTACCTGTCGCTATTTTATAGCAAAAATTTCTCTCCCGGCGGGCCGGACTATACGCACTTTAGCAGCCCTGAGTTTGACAAATTATACGAAGCCGCGTTTTTAGAAACGGATGACACTAAACGCTTTGAACTTTATAAACAAATGGATGCCCTGGTGATGGAACAGGCACCTGTTATTCCGTTATTTTATGATAAGGCTTCGCGCTTTACACAAAAAAACATTACAGGGCTTGGCATCAACCCATTAAACCTACTGATTTTAAAAAGGGTGAAGAAGAACTAA
- the gltB gene encoding glutamate synthase large subunit codes for MNILMDNEQKGLYDSKHEHDACGIGFVASIKGRKSHQHISDALTILENLEHRGACGCEDNTGDGAGISFQVPHAFLVSECVKLGIKLPEAGQYGVGMLFFPKGMAEESKEVFAETAEQLGLDILGYRKVPVNRNGIGDTALSVEPEIEQVFIKRPDHLATDIEFERKLFVLRNYASHTINNTIRKNETGFYIASLSSQTIIYKGQLTSNQVRRYFTDLQSKRMTSAYALVHSRFATNTFPSWALAQPFRYIAHNGEINTLQGNLNWLRTNEKNFASPHFTAEEINMLLPLVAGKQSDSASLDNMVEMLMLSGRSLPHVLMMLIPEAWDENEALDPMQKAFYEYHSCLMEPWDGPAAVCFSDGKMIGATLDRNGLRPIRYSITKDDRMILASETGVLGLHASEVVKKGRLRPGKMLVVDLEKGEILFNEPLKKEICSRQPYGEWLEKYKITMSSVPEPRITFTPLAHPQVFKYQKVFGYTTEAIEDIIMPMALHAKEPVGSMGTDTPLAVLSKEPQHLANYFKQLFAQVTNPPIDPIREKLVMSLASFAGTSGNILAEDPLAAHSIILRHPILDNYYLEKIRSIDTGTFQSKTIQSYFRADGSPNELKKALDRICRYAVDAVEDGYRMIVLQDRAIDSRHAPIPSILAVAAVHHHLIRKGLRGEVGIIAEAGDVWEVQHAACLIAYGATAINPYMAFATIRDRVAEGLCDTAVPFEELRENYITALNNGLLKVFSKMGISTFQSYQGAQIFEILGISREVVDMYFSGTTSNIEGLKLDDIAEEALIKHRFAFTNKQIPSDRLPVGGELQWKRKGEFHLFNPQTIHLLQLSTRTGDYNLFKKYSRLVNEQGEKACTLRSLLAFNKQHKSIAIDEVEPAENIYKRFSTGAMSFGSISWEAHTTLALAMNKLGAKSNTGEGGEDEARYEPLSDGRSMRSGIKQVASGRFGVTSRYLTEADELQIKMAQGAKPGEGGQLPGEKVDEWIGRTRHATPGVGLISPPPHHDIYSIEDLAQLIFDLKNANRAARISVKLVSKAGVGTIASGVTKAKADVVLISGFDGGTGASPLSSVKHAGLPWELGLAETHQTLIKNKLRPRVTVQADGQMKTGRDIAIAALLGAEEWGVATAALVVEGCVLMRKCHLNTCPVGVATQDKELRSRFNGEVDHVVNLFKFITEELREIMAELGFRTVDEMIGQVENLKQREDIDYWKHKNIDLSRVIYKEPNPDNVSLYKTEEQDHGLSDILDWQLLEAAQPALKNGEKVSAEFRIRNTDRAVGTLLSNEITKIYKSDGLPENTINFKFYGAAGQSFGAFATKGLTMQIEGDANDYFGKGLSGAKLIIAPPANAGFKPEANSVVGNVVLYGATSGEAYIYGRAGERFGVRNSGATVVVEGIGDHGCEYMTGGRVVVLGKIGRNFGAGMSGGIAYVYDVYKDFADRCNPEMIDLEQCNDADKAELYGLLLKHYEYTGSATANFMLKDFDNQIASFIKVFPKDYKRALLKQETEKRIKN; via the coding sequence ATGAACATTTTAATGGATAACGAACAGAAAGGCCTTTACGACTCAAAACATGAACATGATGCCTGTGGTATTGGGTTTGTAGCCAGTATCAAGGGGCGCAAGAGCCACCAGCACATATCTGACGCACTTACCATACTGGAAAATTTAGAGCACCGTGGCGCCTGTGGCTGTGAGGATAATACGGGTGATGGTGCCGGAATTTCGTTTCAGGTACCGCATGCTTTTTTAGTAAGCGAATGCGTAAAACTTGGTATTAAGCTGCCTGAAGCCGGACAGTATGGTGTGGGTATGCTGTTTTTCCCTAAAGGGATGGCAGAGGAGAGCAAGGAGGTTTTTGCCGAAACGGCAGAGCAGCTTGGCCTTGATATATTAGGATACCGCAAAGTGCCCGTTAACCGCAACGGCATAGGAGATACCGCGCTGAGCGTAGAACCCGAAATAGAACAGGTGTTTATTAAACGTCCTGACCATCTGGCTACTGATATTGAGTTTGAGCGCAAACTATTTGTGTTGCGCAACTATGCATCGCACACTATTAATAATACAATCCGTAAAAATGAGACAGGCTTTTACATAGCCTCGCTTTCATCGCAAACCATAATATATAAAGGGCAGCTTACCAGTAACCAGGTACGCCGTTATTTTACCGATTTGCAAAGCAAGCGTATGACGAGTGCTTATGCACTGGTACACTCGCGTTTTGCGACTAATACTTTCCCGAGTTGGGCACTGGCACAGCCATTTCGTTACATTGCACACAATGGCGAGATCAACACGTTGCAGGGCAACCTGAACTGGCTGCGCACTAACGAAAAAAACTTTGCCTCGCCACACTTTACAGCCGAAGAAATAAACATGCTGTTGCCACTTGTGGCCGGCAAGCAGTCAGATTCTGCGAGCCTTGATAATATGGTGGAGATGCTGATGCTTAGCGGACGCTCACTCCCGCATGTGCTGATGATGCTGATACCCGAAGCCTGGGATGAGAACGAAGCCCTCGACCCGATGCAGAAAGCATTTTACGAATACCACTCCTGCCTTATGGAACCGTGGGATGGCCCGGCTGCCGTATGTTTCAGTGATGGTAAAATGATAGGCGCCACGCTCGACAGAAATGGCCTGCGCCCCATACGCTACAGCATTACTAAAGATGACCGTATGATTCTGGCTTCAGAAACCGGAGTGCTTGGCCTCCATGCCTCTGAAGTGGTCAAAAAAGGCAGATTGCGCCCCGGTAAGATGTTGGTTGTAGACCTTGAAAAAGGTGAAATACTGTTTAATGAACCTCTTAAAAAAGAAATTTGCAGCCGCCAGCCTTATGGCGAATGGCTTGAAAAATATAAGATTACCATGAGTAGTGTGCCAGAGCCGCGCATTACGTTTACACCACTGGCACATCCGCAGGTATTTAAGTACCAAAAGGTTTTTGGCTATACTACAGAGGCTATCGAAGATATTATTATGCCTATGGCGCTCCACGCTAAAGAACCAGTGGGCTCTATGGGTACAGATACGCCACTGGCAGTACTAAGCAAGGAACCGCAACACCTGGCTAATTACTTTAAACAGTTGTTTGCACAGGTTACTAACCCGCCGATAGACCCGATACGCGAAAAACTGGTAATGTCGCTGGCGAGTTTTGCAGGTACAAGCGGCAACATCCTGGCCGAAGACCCTCTGGCGGCGCATAGTATCATATTACGCCACCCGATACTTGATAATTATTACCTTGAAAAAATACGCAGTATAGATACGGGCACGTTCCAGAGTAAGACCATACAAAGTTATTTCAGGGCAGATGGCAGCCCTAATGAGTTGAAAAAAGCACTCGACCGTATTTGCCGTTATGCTGTAGATGCTGTAGAAGACGGTTACCGTATGATCGTTCTTCAGGATAGAGCCATCGACTCGCGTCATGCGCCTATACCTTCTATACTGGCTGTTGCAGCGGTACATCACCACCTTATAAGAAAAGGGTTAAGGGGAGAGGTAGGCATTATTGCTGAAGCCGGAGACGTTTGGGAGGTACAGCACGCTGCATGCCTTATTGCTTATGGCGCTACAGCCATAAACCCATATATGGCATTTGCTACGATACGCGACCGTGTAGCAGAAGGATTATGCGATACTGCGGTACCTTTTGAAGAATTACGCGAAAATTATATTACTGCACTAAATAACGGATTGCTTAAGGTGTTTTCTAAAATGGGAATATCTACATTCCAGTCATATCAGGGGGCACAAATATTTGAAATATTGGGCATAAGCCGTGAAGTGGTTGATATGTATTTTAGCGGTACTACTTCTAACATAGAAGGGCTTAAGCTGGATGACATTGCAGAAGAAGCCCTTATTAAACACCGCTTTGCTTTTACCAATAAGCAAATACCAAGCGACAGGCTGCCGGTGGGCGGCGAACTGCAATGGAAGCGCAAGGGAGAGTTTCACCTCTTTAACCCGCAAACCATACATTTATTACAACTAAGTACAAGGACAGGCGATTATAACCTGTTTAAAAAATACAGCAGGCTGGTAAACGAGCAGGGCGAAAAAGCCTGTACGCTCCGCAGCCTTCTTGCTTTTAACAAGCAGCATAAATCTATCGCCATAGATGAGGTAGAACCTGCTGAAAACATTTACAAACGCTTCTCTACAGGAGCCATGAGTTTTGGCTCCATTTCATGGGAGGCGCATACTACACTGGCTCTGGCAATGAACAAGCTTGGTGCAAAAAGCAATACAGGAGAGGGTGGAGAAGACGAAGCCCGTTACGAGCCACTTAGCGATGGCAGGAGTATGCGATCTGGCATTAAGCAGGTAGCAAGCGGACGCTTTGGTGTTACAAGCCGTTACCTTACCGAAGCTGATGAGTTACAAATAAAAATGGCACAGGGTGCCAAGCCCGGCGAAGGTGGGCAACTACCGGGCGAAAAGGTAGACGAGTGGATAGGGCGTACGCGCCATGCCACACCGGGCGTGGGGCTTATTTCGCCGCCGCCACACCACGATATTTATTCTATCGAAGATTTGGCGCAATTAATATTCGACCTTAAAAATGCCAACCGTGCCGCACGCATCAGCGTAAAGCTGGTAAGTAAAGCAGGAGTGGGCACCATAGCATCGGGTGTTACAAAGGCCAAGGCTGATGTAGTACTGATTTCAGGTTTTGATGGTGGTACAGGCGCATCTCCTTTAAGTTCGGTAAAACACGCTGGCTTACCGTGGGAACTTGGCCTTGCCGAAACCCACCAAACGCTTATCAAGAACAAACTGAGACCCAGGGTTACCGTTCAGGCTGACGGGCAGATGAAAACCGGACGCGACATTGCCATTGCAGCATTGCTTGGTGCAGAAGAGTGGGGTGTTGCTACCGCAGCACTGGTTGTCGAAGGCTGTGTACTAATGCGCAAATGCCACCTTAATACCTGCCCTGTGGGTGTTGCCACTCAGGATAAGGAACTGCGCAGCCGTTTTAATGGTGAGGTAGACCATGTGGTAAACCTGTTTAAGTTCATAACTGAAGAACTGCGTGAGATCATGGCAGAACTGGGTTTCCGTACGGTAGATGAAATGATAGGGCAGGTTGAGAACCTGAAACAGCGTGAAGATATTGACTACTGGAAACATAAGAATATTGATTTATCGCGTGTAATTTATAAAGAACCAAACCCTGATAATGTAAGCCTTTACAAAACAGAAGAACAGGATCATGGCTTAAGCGATATACTGGACTGGCAACTGTTAGAAGCAGCACAGCCGGCATTGAAAAATGGCGAAAAGGTTAGTGCTGAATTCAGGATTCGCAATACCGACAGGGCAGTGGGCACACTATTGAGTAACGAAATTACCAAGATATATAAAAGTGATGGCCTGCCGGAAAACACCATAAACTTTAAGTTTTATGGCGCAGCAGGGCAGAGTTTTGGTGCATTTGCCACAAAAGGCCTAACTATGCAGATAGAAGGTGATGCCAACGATTATTTTGGCAAAGGCCTTAGCGGAGCAAAACTTATCATTGCCCCGCCGGCTAATGCCGGCTTTAAGCCCGAAGCCAATAGTGTAGTGGGTAACGTTGTGTTATATGGTGCTACCAGTGGCGAAGCCTATATCTACGGACGTGCGGGGGAACGCTTTGGCGTGCGAAACTCTGGCGCTACAGTTGTGGTTGAGGGTATTGGCGACCATGGCTGCGAATACATGACCGGCGGTCGCGTTGTTGTGCTAGGTAAGATAGGCAGGAATTTTGGCGCAGGTATGAGTGGCGGTATCGCCTATGTTTATGATGTGTATAAAGACTTTGCTGATCGCTGTAACCCTGAAATGATTGACCTGGAGCAATGCAATGATGCGGATAAGGCAGAGCTTTATGGCTTGTTGCTAAAACATTACGAATACACAGGAAGCGCTACAGCTAATTTTATGCTTAAAGATTTTGACAACCAGATAGCCAGCTTTATAAAAGTATTCCCTAAAGATTATAAAAGGGCATTGCTTAAGCAGGAGACAGAAAAAAGAATTAAGAATTAG
- a CDS encoding Smr/MutS family protein, which translates to MKFKPGDKVSVLDDSFNGTVRAYQKGKVSIETTDGFELLFDEAELVIVNNSNEMRSFFAGKSVGAVLREKETPKKRSFVKEKKSKKDTGTIMEIDLHIEKLVPNKKGMNNYDILTIQTDTAQRQLDFAIKNRIPKVVFIHGVGEGILKSELDFLLGRYDGITFGDADYQKYGLGATEVYIKQNPNR; encoded by the coding sequence ATGAAGTTTAAGCCAGGAGATAAAGTAAGCGTTTTAGACGACTCTTTTAACGGTACCGTAAGGGCGTACCAAAAGGGAAAGGTAAGTATAGAAACTACCGACGGTTTTGAACTGCTTTTTGACGAGGCTGAACTTGTTATAGTAAATAACAGCAACGAAATGCGCTCTTTCTTTGCAGGAAAGAGCGTAGGTGCTGTTTTAAGGGAAAAAGAAACCCCTAAAAAACGCTCTTTTGTAAAAGAGAAAAAGTCTAAAAAAGATACGGGCACTATAATGGAAATAGACCTCCATATCGAAAAGCTGGTGCCTAATAAGAAAGGGATGAACAATTACGACATCCTTACCATACAAACCGATACTGCACAACGCCAGCTTGATTTTGCTATTAAAAACCGCATTCCTAAAGTGGTGTTTATACACGGCGTAGGCGAAGGTATCTTAAAATCAGAGCTCGATTTTTTACTTGGCCGTTATGACGGCATTACCTTTGGCGATGCCGATTACCAAAAATATGGCCTGGGTGCTACAGAAGTATACATTAAGCAAAACCCAAACCGATAA
- the mtaB gene encoding tRNA (N(6)-L-threonylcarbamoyladenosine(37)-C(2))-methylthiotransferase MtaB yields MENRKKVAFYTLGCKLNFSETSTIARSFADEGFDRVDFEDPADIYVINTCSVTENADKQFKQMVKKALKSNNKAFVAAVGCYAQLKPEELAAVDGVDLVLGATEKFKITDYINDLSKNDMGEVHSCEISEADFYVGSYSIGDRTRAFLKVQDGCDYKCTYCTIPLARGISRSDTLENVLKNAKEISTQNIREIVLTGVNIGDYGKGEFGNKKHEHTFYELVQELDKVEGIERLRISSIEPNLLKNETIDFVSKSRTFVPHFHIPLQSGSDDILKLMRRRYLRGVYTERVGKIREVMPHACIGVDVIVGFPGETDEHFLETYNYLNEMDISYLHVFTYSERDNTPAAEMGGAVPANVRAKRSKMLRGLSVKKRRAFYESQLGTTRTVLFEGENKEGYIQGFTENYVKVKTPWNPELINTLHEIKLTKIDEDGLVRMEFVNEPVFA; encoded by the coding sequence ATGGAAAACAGGAAGAAAGTCGCTTTTTATACACTGGGTTGCAAACTGAACTTTTCAGAAACCAGTACCATTGCACGCAGTTTTGCTGATGAAGGTTTTGACCGTGTTGATTTTGAAGACCCGGCAGACATTTATGTTATCAATACCTGCTCGGTTACCGAGAATGCGGATAAGCAGTTTAAGCAGATGGTAAAAAAAGCCCTGAAGTCTAATAACAAAGCCTTTGTTGCCGCTGTAGGTTGTTATGCCCAGCTAAAACCAGAAGAACTTGCCGCTGTAGACGGTGTAGACCTTGTACTGGGCGCTACCGAAAAATTTAAGATTACCGATTACATAAACGACCTGTCTAAAAACGATATGGGCGAGGTGCATTCCTGTGAAATATCTGAGGCCGACTTTTATGTAGGCAGTTATTCTATAGGCGACCGTACCCGTGCGTTTCTTAAAGTGCAGGACGGCTGCGACTATAAATGTACATACTGTACCATACCGCTGGCACGTGGTATTTCCCGTAGCGATACGCTGGAAAATGTACTTAAAAATGCAAAAGAGATATCTACACAAAATATTCGTGAAATTGTACTTACCGGCGTAAACATAGGCGACTATGGCAAAGGTGAATTTGGCAATAAAAAGCACGAGCATACTTTTTATGAGCTGGTTCAGGAGCTGGATAAGGTAGAGGGTATTGAACGCCTGCGCATCTCATCTATTGAGCCTAACCTGCTTAAAAATGAGACCATTGATTTTGTGAGTAAGAGCCGCACTTTTGTGCCGCACTTTCATATACCATTACAATCGGGTAGTGATGATATCCTTAAGCTAATGCGCCGCCGCTACCTGCGTGGCGTATATACAGAGCGTGTAGGCAAAATACGCGAAGTAATGCCACATGCCTGCATAGGGGTAGATGTTATTGTAGGTTTCCCCGGCGAGACAGATGAGCATTTCCTGGAAACATACAATTACCTTAACGAAATGGACATTAGCTACCTGCACGTGTTTACATACAGCGAACGCGATAATACCCCGGCTGCCGAAATGGGTGGTGCCGTACCCGCTAATGTACGTGCAAAACGCAGTAAGATGCTAAGGGGGCTTTCGGTTAAAAAGCGCCGTGCATTTTATGAAAGCCAGTTAGGTACTACTCGTACCGTTTTATTTGAAGGAGAAAATAAAGAAGGTTACATACAGGGCTTTACAGAAAATTATGTAAAGGTAAAAACACCATGGAATCCTGAGTTGATTAATACGCTTCATGAAATAAAGCTGACTAAAATTGACGAGGATGGCCTTGTAAGGATGGAGTTTGTAAACGAGCCTGTATTTGCATAA
- the rocD gene encoding ornithine--oxo-acid transaminase, with protein MPVLEKLNTERAIALEDKYGAHNYHPLPVVLSKGEGVYVWDAEGKQYFDFLSAYSAVNQGHCHPKIINALVTQAQTLTLTSRAFYNDRLGRYEEFVTKFFGFDKVLPMNTGAEAVETAIKLCRKWAYEKKGIAEQEAQIIVCENNFHGRTTTIISFSNDENARKNFGPYTAGFIKIPYDDIEALETALEQPNVAGFLVEPIQGEAGVYVPADGYLTKAKTLCESKNVLFIADEVQTGIARTGKLLAVHHEDVQPDILILGKALSGGAYPVSAVLANDAIMNVIKPGQHGSTFGGNPIAAAVAVAALEVVQDEDLAANAERLGTIFRNEMNAYIAGSNIATLVRGKGLLNAVVINDTEESDTAWNICVALMENGLLAKPTHGNIIRFAPPLVITEEQLLECTNIIKRTLKQFEK; from the coding sequence ATGCCGGTTTTAGAAAAATTGAATACCGAAAGGGCTATTGCCCTGGAAGACAAATATGGTGCGCATAACTACCATCCGCTACCTGTAGTACTAAGCAAAGGCGAAGGGGTGTATGTTTGGGATGCCGAAGGCAAACAATACTTTGACTTTCTTTCTGCCTACTCTGCCGTAAATCAGGGGCACTGCCATCCTAAGATCATCAATGCACTGGTAACACAGGCGCAAACCCTTACCCTTACCTCGCGCGCATTTTATAACGACCGGCTAGGACGCTATGAGGAGTTTGTTACAAAATTCTTTGGTTTTGACAAGGTACTGCCTATGAATACCGGTGCCGAAGCTGTAGAAACCGCCATAAAGCTGTGCCGCAAATGGGCCTATGAAAAGAAAGGCATTGCCGAACAGGAGGCACAGATTATTGTATGCGAAAATAACTTTCATGGGCGTACCACTACCATCATATCGTTTAGTAATGATGAAAATGCCCGTAAAAACTTTGGTCCTTATACTGCCGGGTTTATAAAGATACCTTATGATGATATCGAAGCGCTTGAAACAGCACTGGAACAACCCAATGTAGCAGGCTTTTTAGTAGAGCCCATTCAGGGAGAAGCCGGTGTATATGTACCTGCCGACGGATACCTGACAAAAGCCAAAACACTTTGCGAAAGCAAAAATGTATTGTTTATTGCAGATGAAGTACAAACCGGCATTGCCCGCACAGGCAAATTGCTTGCGGTACACCATGAAGATGTGCAGCCCGATATTCTTATACTGGGCAAAGCCCTTTCTGGCGGTGCTTACCCTGTAAGTGCCGTACTTGCCAATGATGCCATAATGAACGTTATAAAACCTGGTCAGCACGGTTCTACTTTTGGCGGTAACCCTATAGCCGCCGCAGTAGCGGTAGCAGCGCTTGAGGTAGTGCAGGATGAGGATCTTGCTGCCAATGCAGAAAGGCTGGGCACTATTTTCAGGAATGAAATGAATGCGTATATTGCGGGGAGCAATATTGCAACACTGGTACGTGGTAAAGGCTTGCTTAATGCAGTAGTTATTAACGATACAGAAGAAAGCGATACCGCCTGGAACATTTGCGTTGCCCTAATGGAAAACGGCCTGCTGGCAAAACCTACACATGGCAACATAATCCGTTTTGCGCCGCCGCTTGTAATTACAGAAGAGCAATTGCTGGAATGCACCAACATTATTAAGAGAACACTAAAACAATTCGAAAAATAA